A genomic window from Deltaproteobacteria bacterium includes:
- a CDS encoding divalent-cation tolerance protein CutA: MKPEDFVVVLVTAAEAEEAARIGRALVEERLAACANLIGPIRSVYRWGGAVEEAAEHLLLVKARAADVPALDARVRALHAYQVPEVLALGVSAGSGTYLAWLAESTARDV, encoded by the coding sequence ATTGGTAACCGCCGCCGAGGCCGAGGAGGCGGCGCGCATCGGGCGCGCGCTGGTCGAGGAACGGCTCGCCGCGTGCGCCAACCTGATCGGCCCGATCCGCTCCGTGTACCGGTGGGGGGGCGCCGTCGAGGAGGCCGCCGAGCACCTGCTCCTCGTGAAGGCGCGCGCGGCGGACGTGCCCGCGCTCGACGCCCGGGTGCGCGCGCTGCACGCCTACCAGGTGCCGGAGGTGCTCGCGCTCGGGGTGTCGGCCGGGTCGGGCACCTACCTCGCATGGCTCGCCGAGTCGACCGCCCGCGACGTCTGA
- a CDS encoding NUDIX domain-containing protein, whose product MARRVDRPRRLKAARPPLEREFSAGGLVYQRRAGALAVVLAARRHPESGALVWTIPKGHIEPGESSEEAAVREVREETGLEAEAEARLGDITYWFARRDAGGRVVRVWKRVRFFLMRRRGGRFGDRDREMDAVRWFSLDEAERAATFENERMLMRRARTLLARE is encoded by the coding sequence ATGGCTCGCCGAGTCGACCGCCCGCGACGTCTGAAGGCGGCGCGGCCGCCGCTCGAGCGCGAGTTCTCGGCCGGCGGTCTCGTCTACCAGCGCCGCGCGGGCGCGCTGGCGGTGGTTCTCGCCGCGCGGCGCCACCCGGAGAGCGGGGCCCTCGTGTGGACCATCCCCAAGGGGCACATCGAGCCGGGCGAGTCGTCGGAGGAGGCGGCGGTGCGGGAGGTGCGCGAGGAGACCGGGCTCGAGGCCGAGGCCGAGGCGCGGCTGGGCGACATCACCTATTGGTTCGCGCGGCGCGACGCCGGGGGGCGCGTGGTGCGCGTCTGGAAGCGCGTGCGCTTCTTTCTCATGCGACGCCGTGGCGGGCGCTTCGGCGACCGCGACCGGGAGATGGACGCCGTGCGCTGGTTCTCGCTCGACGAAGCGGAGCGCGCGGCCACGTTCGAGAACGAGCGCATGCTCATGCGCCGAGCCCGCACGCTGCTCGCGAGGGAGTGA